Proteins encoded in a region of the Micromonas commoda chromosome 10, complete sequence genome:
- a CDS encoding predicted protein: MGDHITQKFRALFVKANDTLGRWTATQSRASALVVSAAMVIERLPELADDQRFGPLKERFPTLPQATREAQAVALDRVMTNLREEIEYFDELVKELDRLQRNAASLLGGMDPPPPGGGGLRRGPTPAVAECVLGLRDLWRIHRDELAIKRALVDELTCDALMSDLEEVKALFAAEPNLDPDAVRRLVDSILDATPDPQARRRQ, translated from the coding sequence ATGGGGGACCACATCACGCAAAAGTTCCGGGCGCTGTTCGTCAAGGCGAACGACACCTTAGGGAGATGGACGGCGACTcagtcgcgcgcgagcgcgctcgtcgtgtcGGCCGCGATGGTCATCGAGAGGCTGCCGGAGCTGGCCGACGACCAGAGATTCGGGCCATTGAAGGAGAGGTTCCCCACGCTGCCCCAGGCGACGAGGGAAGCGCAGGCGGTCGCGCTGGACAGGGTCATGACCAACCtgcgcgaggagatcgaaTACTTTGACGAGCTGGTGAAGGAGCTGGACAGGCTGCAGCgcaacgcggcgtcgctcctcGGAGGCATGGACCCGCCCCCcccgggcggtggcgggttGAGGCGGGGGcccacgcccgcggtggccgagTGCGTGCTGGGCCTGAGGGACCTGTGGAGGatccaccgcgacgagctcgcgatCAAGcgcgcgctggtggacgagcTCACGTGCGACGCGCTCATGTCCGACCtggaggaggtcaaggcgctcttcgccgccgagcccaaCCTGGATCCCGACGCGGTCAGGAGGCTGGTGGACTCCATcttggacgcgacgccggaccCCCAGGCCAGACGACGGCAGTGA
- a CDS encoding predicted protein, whose amino-acid sequence MVPADEQTRTHAPLMLAPYLNDAKDLARRDDVFIARQPPAAAPPVTARSPVTSRGEPIVAQPVSSVKSADIPPMDGSETREQRECRVLRAQVRRLERSVTLARDDARMATRREHTAVANLALATSNLERERGRLERACEARIDEAAKRAKDEGAAARLELKRRVENRERANTNLRERIDEARAALRDARAHGEAAETDARDVARERDDLAARINALEADLAATSRRLDDTERALRSTVASAEARTRALDAELARERARGQDARAKLGEATERISSLDAEVAARRAAAEAYTRRITQAEERTRGMERKVTHVRSRLADRERDLANAAKVRAREMEKEAERRREFESARGWFDAQMSAMRGEHARLMALVKRFESAALPDWMS is encoded by the coding sequence ATGGTGCCGGCAGACGAACAGACACGCACGCACGCACCGCTCATGCTCGCGCCGTACCTCAACGACGCGAaggacctcgcgcggcgagacgaTGTCTTCATCGCGCGTcagccgccggcggccgcTCCTCCGgtgacggcgcgctcgcccgtgacctcccgcggcgagcccatCGTCGCGCAGCCCGTGTCGTCCGTGAAGAGCGCGGACATCCCGCCGATGGACGGCAGCGAGACGAGGGAGCAGCGCGAATGTCGCGTGCTACGCGCGCAGGTTCGCAGACTGGAGCGATCTGTGACGCTGGCGAGGGACGAtgcgaggatggcgacgaggagggagCACACGGCggtcgccaacctcgcgctcgcgacgtccaACCTCGAACGCGAGAGGGGACGGTTGGAAAGAGCGTGCGAGGCGAGGAtcgacgaagccgcgaaGAGGGCcaaggacgagggcgccgccgcgcgtctcgagctcaagcgacgcgtcgagaaTCGCGAACGAGCCAACACGAACTTACGCGAGAggatcgacgaggcgcgggccgcgctgcgcgacgccagggcgcacggcgaggcggcggagaccgacgctcgcgacgtcgccagggagcgcgacgacttggcggcgaggatcaacgcgctcgaggcggatctcgcggcgacgtcgcgccgcctGGACGACACCGAACGAGCCCTGCGAAgcaccgtcgcgagcgcggaggcgcggacgcgagcgctgGATGCCGAGCTGGCGAGGgagagggcgcgggggcaggacgcgcgggcgaagctcggggaggcgacggagagaATAtcgtcgctcgacgccgaggtcgcggcgcgtcgcgcggcggccgaggcgtaCACCCGGCGGATCACCCAGGCCGAGGAACGGACGCGGGGTATGGAGCGGAAGGTGACGCACGTGCGCTCGAGGCTGGCGGATAGGGAGAGGGacctcgcgaacgcggcAAAGGTGCGAGCGAGGGAGATGGAAAAGGAAGCCGAGCGGCGGAGGGAGTTTGAATCCGCGCGGGGTTGGTTCGACGCGCAGATGTCGGCGATGCGGGGGGAGCACGCGCGGCTGATGGCGCTGGTGAAGAGGTTCGAGTCGGCGGCGCTTCCCGATTGGATGTCTTGA